A section of the Candidatus Dormiibacterota bacterium genome encodes:
- a CDS encoding DUF3221 domain-containing protein has translation MGPPSRRILIGSTGLLLLLIAGVLALLLMSRPEAAPSGPPSIRGTITSLTPVAGQGVILVEERPQDQAGSNKASVTVNAATRIYRGRVSASTTGSFGDLRNGQQVEVWFDGPVLTSYPVQATASVIVIP, from the coding sequence GTGGGTCCGCCGTCACGACGAATCCTGATCGGGAGTACCGGGCTCCTCTTGCTCCTGATCGCCGGCGTGCTTGCCCTGCTCCTGATGTCTCGACCTGAGGCAGCTCCCAGTGGGCCGCCGTCGATCCGCGGGACCATCACGAGTCTGACTCCCGTTGCGGGCCAGGGCGTCATCCTCGTCGAGGAGCGCCCGCAGGACCAGGCCGGCTCTAACAAGGCGAGCGTCACCGTCAACGCGGCGACACGCATCTATCGTGGCCGGGTGAGCGCCTCGACGACAGGGTCATTCGGTGACCTGCGAAATGGGCAGCAAGTCGAGGTGTGGTTCGACGGGCCGGTGCTCACCTCGTATCCAGTCCAGGCGACCGCAAGCGTGATCGTTATCCCCTAG
- a CDS encoding MBL fold metallo-hydrolase, with amino-acid sequence MAAEFQVLFTGYVGDRVAGTVSFVRDGHVWVIIDPGMVPEPAAILRPLEKLVHSPDEITDVIFSHHHPDHTLNAALFPNARFHDFWAIYRGDVWEQRPAEGFVLSPSIHLLETPGHTPQDITTIVMTSEGNVAFTHLWWSASGPAEDPLASDPSALHRHRARVLEIAGLIVPGHGAPFKPSAESPR; translated from the coding sequence GTGGCTGCTGAATTCCAGGTCCTCTTCACCGGTTACGTCGGGGATCGCGTCGCCGGCACGGTAAGCTTCGTGCGCGACGGCCACGTCTGGGTGATCATCGACCCGGGAATGGTGCCGGAACCGGCCGCCATTCTGCGCCCGCTCGAGAAGCTGGTTCATTCGCCAGACGAGATCACGGACGTCATCTTTTCCCACCATCACCCGGACCACACGCTCAACGCGGCACTCTTTCCGAACGCCCGGTTTCACGACTTCTGGGCGATCTATCGGGGCGACGTCTGGGAACAGCGCCCGGCGGAGGGGTTTGTGCTCAGCCCATCGATTCACCTGCTCGAAACACCTGGGCACACGCCGCAGGACATCACGACGATCGTCATGACCAGCGAGGGCAACGTGGCGTTCACCCATCTCTGGTGGTCGGCGAGCGGTCCGGCGGAGGATCCCCTGGCGTCTGACCCGTCGGCGCTCCATCGCCACCGGGCGCGGGTACTGGAGATCGCCGGACTCATCGTCCCCGGGCACGGGGCGCCGTTCAAGCCTTCGGCCGAAAGTCCCCGATAG
- a CDS encoding CPBP family intramembrane glutamic endopeptidase: MIWPRLSPTRSAVFFTINAFAISWLCWLPLVASERGLNLIPLSVSPLLVLLGTFGPFFSAVTMVARRSGFRGLGQFLGQALRWRVGLQWYAYALLAPAAIRLIVIALHISKGGSVSDLTDPARWLAIPSTFLIVLLIGGPTGEEFGWRGFLLQRVQPLCGLLGAAILIGVVSALWHLPLFWISGTAQSHLPFALFVVRTVALSVISTWLYNGTRRSLLFVLLFHASLNTWPNTVSILEAQGTIAPYTSTTIIYAGWAAQLVILGLLRGRGERRKPQEASPAVAA, translated from the coding sequence GTGATTTGGCCCCGGCTTTCGCCAACGCGGTCGGCGGTCTTCTTCACGATCAATGCGTTCGCGATCTCCTGGCTGTGCTGGCTCCCGTTGGTGGCGTCCGAGCGCGGGCTGAACCTGATCCCTCTGTCGGTCTCGCCCCTACTGGTACTGCTGGGGACCTTCGGACCATTCTTCAGCGCCGTCACCATGGTCGCGCGCAGGTCGGGGTTCCGTGGCCTCGGTCAGTTCCTCGGCCAGGCCCTCCGCTGGCGCGTTGGCCTCCAGTGGTACGCCTACGCGCTCCTCGCACCGGCTGCGATCCGCCTCATCGTCATCGCCCTCCACATTTCGAAAGGTGGGTCCGTTTCGGACTTGACGGATCCGGCGCGCTGGCTGGCCATCCCCTCGACCTTCTTGATCGTGCTCCTCATCGGCGGACCGACCGGCGAGGAGTTTGGATGGCGCGGCTTTCTGCTGCAGCGCGTGCAGCCGCTCTGCGGACTGCTGGGCGCCGCCATCTTGATCGGGGTGGTTTCGGCCCTCTGGCACCTACCCCTCTTCTGGATCTCGGGCACCGCGCAAAGCCACCTGCCCTTCGCCCTCTTTGTCGTGCGTACGGTGGCGCTCTCGGTCATTTCAACCTGGCTCTACAACGGCACCCGCAGGAGCCTGCTGTTCGTCCTCCTCTTCCACGCGTCGCTCAACACCTGGCCCAACACCGTCTCCATCCTCGAGGCGCAGGGGACGATCGCTCCCTATACGAGCACGACCATCATTTATGCGGGATGGGCGGCACAGTTGGTGATCCTGGGCCTGCTCCGCGGCCGAGGCGAACGCCGAAAGCCGCAGGAGGCGTCCCCGGCCGTCGCTGCCTGA
- a CDS encoding carbonic anhydrase has product MSVTDDLLKNNEAYARSFSAGNLTLPPAKKLFVLACMDARLHVSKILGLQEGDAHVFRNAGGVATMDAIRSLTISQRLLGTEEVILIHHTDCGMLTFKDDEVSAQIEEDTGIRPAFRLEAFSNLEKDVRQSIARIKASPFIPRKDKLRGFVYDVKSGRLNEVAVEAATARR; this is encoded by the coding sequence GTGAGTGTTACCGACGATCTGTTGAAGAACAACGAGGCGTATGCGCGATCGTTCAGCGCGGGCAATCTGACACTGCCACCGGCCAAGAAGCTGTTCGTCCTGGCCTGCATGGACGCCCGGCTGCACGTCAGCAAGATCCTGGGGCTCCAGGAAGGCGATGCCCATGTCTTCCGTAATGCTGGCGGCGTCGCCACCATGGATGCGATCCGGTCGCTGACGATCTCCCAGCGGCTGCTGGGCACCGAAGAAGTCATCCTCATCCACCACACCGACTGCGGCATGCTGACCTTCAAGGACGATGAGGTCAGCGCCCAGATCGAGGAGGACACCGGAATCCGGCCTGCGTTCCGGCTCGAGGCGTTCTCGAACCTCGAGAAGGACGTGCGCCAGTCGATCGCCCGAATCAAGGCCAGCCCCTTCATCCCGCGCAAAGACAAGCTGCGCGGCTTCGTCTATGACGTCAAATCGGGGCGGCTCAACGAAGTCGCCGTGGAGGCCGCCACCGCCAGGCGGTAG
- a CDS encoding sigma-70 family RNA polymerase sigma factor has product MDPALGRVIARWREGDRDAFEEVVDRYGLQLLRTARLILRDEALAEDAIQDTFLKAWQRIGSLRDEDPGPWLTKIAMNESISTYRRRHRFQALTERFGRLGGGKPEVSSEARLDLAHALDKLTAEQRAAVALHYYQDLSVEETARALKVPVDTMKSRLKTALRRLRELTGGEEAFA; this is encoded by the coding sequence ATGGATCCTGCGCTCGGGCGCGTCATTGCCCGGTGGCGAGAAGGCGATCGCGATGCCTTCGAGGAGGTCGTGGATCGCTACGGCCTCCAACTCTTGCGCACCGCTCGTTTGATCTTGCGTGATGAGGCTCTCGCCGAGGATGCCATCCAGGACACGTTTCTCAAGGCCTGGCAGCGGATCGGCAGTTTGCGCGACGAAGACCCGGGACCCTGGCTCACAAAAATCGCCATGAATGAGAGCATCTCGACGTACAGGCGGCGCCATCGCTTCCAGGCGCTCACCGAACGCTTCGGCCGCCTCGGCGGTGGCAAGCCGGAGGTCTCGAGCGAAGCGCGGCTGGACCTCGCGCACGCGCTCGACAAGCTGACCGCGGAGCAACGTGCCGCGGTCGCGCTCCACTACTACCAGGACCTCAGCGTTGAAGAGACCGCGCGAGCCCTGAAAGTCCCGGTGGACACGATGAAATCGCGGCTGAAGACGGCGCTCCGTCGGCTCCGCGAGCTGACGGGTGGCGAGGAGGCGTTCGCATGA